In Zea mays cultivar B73 chromosome 7, Zm-B73-REFERENCE-NAM-5.0, whole genome shotgun sequence, the following proteins share a genomic window:
- the LOC100285127 gene encoding nucleoside transporter (The RefSeq protein has 3 substitutions compared to this genomic sequence) — protein MSMEVAGAEAPVKGKFLGILVCWLLGNGSLFAWNSILTIEDYYSHLFPDYHPTRVLTLVYQPFAFGITLIMTYYEAKMNTRLRNLAGFSLFFLGSFALIILDVATKGHGGLGVFVGVCIISAIFGTADANCQGALVGDLSLMCPQFIQSFMAGLAASGVLTSALRLVTKAAFESSKDGLRIGAILFFSITCMFELVCLLLYTFVFGKLPIVKYYRAKAAAEGSKTVASDLAAAGIISEQQGQMEEDPEKYKRLTTKELLMQNIDYALDIYLIYVLTLSIFPGFLSEDTGAHSLGTWYALVLIAMYNVWDLIGRYVPLIPCLKLTSRKGTLAAVLARFLFIPAFYFTAKYGDQGYMIFLTSFLGLTNGYLTVCVLMEAPKGYKGPEQNALGNVLVVCLLGGLFSGVVLDWLWLIGKGW, from the exons ATGAGCATGGAGGTAGCAGGTGCAGAGGCACCTGTCAAG gggaaattccttggtataCTTgtctgctggcttttgggaaATGGAAGCCTTTTCGCGTGGAACAGTATTCTAACCATTGAAGATTACTACTCCCATCTCTTCCCG GATTATCATCCAACAAGAGTACTCACACTAGTTTACCAGCCTTTTGCCTTTGGAATAACCCTCATCATGACATATTATGAAGCAAAGATGAACACAAGATTGAGAAATCTTGCAGGATTTTCCCTTTTCTTCCTCGGTTCTTTTGCATTGATAATT CTGGATGTTGCAACTAAAGGACATGGTGGGCTTGGTGTTTTCGTTGGTGTATGCATAATTAGCGCCATATTTGGGACAGCTGATGCTAATTGTCAAGGCGCACTGGTTGGCGACCTTTCTTTAATGTGCCCAGAGTTCATTCAG TCCTTCATGGCGGGACTAGCTGCATCAGGGGTCCTAACATCAGCTTTGAGATTAGTTACCAAGGCAGCTTTTGAGAGCTCAAAAGATGGTCTTCGCATTGGAGCTA TACTGTTCTTTTCAATCACATGCCTGTTCGAGCTGGTGTGCCTCCTGCTATACACATTCGTCTTCGGCAAACTACCCATCGTGAAGTACTACCGTGCAAAGGCAGCCGCTGAAGGCAGCAAGACTGTTGCCAGCGACCTCGCCGCTGCAGGGATCATCTCTGAACAACAGGGACAG ATGGAGGAGGATCCAGAGAAATACAAGCGTCTGACCACTAAAGAGCTGCTGATGCAGAACATCGACTACGCGCTCGATATCTACCTGATATACGTCCTAACGCTGTCGATCTTCCCAGGATTTTTGTCTGAAGACACCGGAGCACACAACCTGGGAACATG GTACGCGCTTGTGCTGATCGCGATGTACAACGTGTGGGACCTGATCGGGAGGTACGTGCCGCTGATCCCGTGCTTGAAACTGACCTCCCGGAAGGGCACGCTGGCGGCTGTCTTGGCGCGGTTCCTGTTCATCCCGGCCTTCTACTTCACGGCCAAATACGGCGACCAGGGGTACATGATCTTCCTAACCTCCTTCCTGGGGCTCACCAACGGGTACCTCACCGTGTGTGTGCTCATGGAGGCGCCCAAGGGGTACAAGGGCCCCGAGCAGAACGCTCTGGGCAACGTGCTCGTCGTCTGCCTCCTCGGCGGCCTCTTCTCCGGCGTCGTGCTCGACTGGCTCTGGCTCATTGGCAAGGGCTGGTGA
- the LOC103633285 gene encoding equilibrative nucleotide transporter 3 isoform X1 — MAGSSSYSVLPDQTMDNDDAQIGVAKTQGKYWGIFICWLLGNGCLFGFNGMLTIEDYYVYLFPKYHPTRIITLTYQPFVLATTAIFTYHEAKVNTRVRNLAGYTLFFLSSFGVIILDVLSSGSGGIAPFVGICTIAAAFGIADGHVQGGMTGDLSLMCPEFVQSFFGGVAASGAITAALRFFTKAVFENSRDGLRKGAMLFSSISCFFELLCVLLYALVFPKLPIVKFYRSKAASEGSQTVTADLAAGGIKSLPNPLAEEDGVVERLNNKQLLHENMDYALDMFLVYVLTLSIFPGFLAEDTGSHSLGSWYVLVLIASFNVSDLIGRYLPLVEQMKLTSRTGLLTAAISRFLLVPAFYFTAKYGDQGWMIMLTSLLGLSNGHLTVSVLTEAPKGYKGPEQNALGNLLVLFLLAGIFVGAVSDWLWLIGKGW; from the exons ATGGCAGGCTCTTCATCATACAGCGTTCTCCCT GACCAGACCATGGACAACGATGATGCACAAATTGGAGTTGCTAAAACTCAG GGAAAGTATTGGGGCATTTTCATCTGCTGGCTTCTTGGAAATGGATGTCTATTTGGGTTCAATGGGATGCTTACTATTGAAGATTACTACGTGTACCTCTTCCCG AAGTACCATCCAACAAGGATTATTACTCTCACCTATCAGCCCTTTGTTCTCGCCACAACCGCCATATTCACATATCACGAGGCCAAGGTCAATACTAGGGTGCGCAACCTGGCAGGATACACGTTGTTCTTCTTGAGCTCATTTGGAGTGATCATC CTGGATGTTTTGTCTTCAGGAAGTGGTGGAATCGCCCCATTCGTTGGTATCTGTACCATTGCTGCTGCTTTTGGCATAGCAGACGGTCATGTTCAAGGCGGAATGACTGGTGATCTGTCCCTGATGTGCCCAGAATTCGTCCAG TCCTTCTTTGGCGGCGTTGCTGCATCAGGTGCAATAACCGCGGCGTTAAGGTTCTTCACAAAAGCGGTGTTTGAGAATTCCAGAGATGGCCTGCGGAAAGGAGCTA TGCTGTTCTCTTCGATCTCGTGCTTCTTTGAGCTTCTATGCGTTCTACTTTATGCTCTGGTGTTCCCGAAGTTGCCAATCGTGAAATTCTACCGTTCAAAAGCTGCCTCTGAGGGGTCTCAGACAGTCACCGCTGACCTTGCTGCTGGAGGCATCAAAAGCCTGCCGAATCCATTG GCTGAGGAAGATGGTGTGGTCGAACGGTTGAACAACAAGCAGTTGCTGCATGAGAACATGGACTACGCTCTGGACATGTTCCTGGTCTATGTCCTGACACTGTCGATTTTCCCAGGGTTTTTGGCGGAAGACACTGGATCGCACAGCTTGGGTTCTTG GTACGTGCTTGTGTTGATCGCGAGCTTTAACGTGTCGGACCTGATCGGAAGATACCTGCCTCTGGTCGAGCAAATGAAGCTGACATCCAGGACGGGGCTACTAACCGCAGCCATCTCTAGGTTCCTGCTCGTCCCGGCGTTCTACTTCACGGCAAAGTACGGTGACCAGGGCTGGATGATCATGTTAACGTCGCTCCTTGGACTGAGCAACGGCCATCTCACCGTCTCCGTCCTCACCGAGGCGCCGAAAGGCTACAAG GGGCCAGAACAGAATGCTCTGGGGAACCTGCTGGTGCTTTTCCTCTTGGCAGGCATATTTGTTGGCGCCGTTTCTGATTGGCTGTGGCTCATAGGCAAAGGGTGGTGA
- the LOC103633285 gene encoding equilibrative nucleotide transporter 3 isoform X2, translating to MAGSSSYSVLPTMDNDDAQIGVAKTQGKYWGIFICWLLGNGCLFGFNGMLTIEDYYVYLFPKYHPTRIITLTYQPFVLATTAIFTYHEAKVNTRVRNLAGYTLFFLSSFGVIILDVLSSGSGGIAPFVGICTIAAAFGIADGHVQGGMTGDLSLMCPEFVQSFFGGVAASGAITAALRFFTKAVFENSRDGLRKGAMLFSSISCFFELLCVLLYALVFPKLPIVKFYRSKAASEGSQTVTADLAAGGIKSLPNPLAEEDGVVERLNNKQLLHENMDYALDMFLVYVLTLSIFPGFLAEDTGSHSLGSWYVLVLIASFNVSDLIGRYLPLVEQMKLTSRTGLLTAAISRFLLVPAFYFTAKYGDQGWMIMLTSLLGLSNGHLTVSVLTEAPKGYKGPEQNALGNLLVLFLLAGIFVGAVSDWLWLIGKGW from the exons ATGGCAGGCTCTTCATCATACAGCGTTCTCCCT ACCATGGACAACGATGATGCACAAATTGGAGTTGCTAAAACTCAG GGAAAGTATTGGGGCATTTTCATCTGCTGGCTTCTTGGAAATGGATGTCTATTTGGGTTCAATGGGATGCTTACTATTGAAGATTACTACGTGTACCTCTTCCCG AAGTACCATCCAACAAGGATTATTACTCTCACCTATCAGCCCTTTGTTCTCGCCACAACCGCCATATTCACATATCACGAGGCCAAGGTCAATACTAGGGTGCGCAACCTGGCAGGATACACGTTGTTCTTCTTGAGCTCATTTGGAGTGATCATC CTGGATGTTTTGTCTTCAGGAAGTGGTGGAATCGCCCCATTCGTTGGTATCTGTACCATTGCTGCTGCTTTTGGCATAGCAGACGGTCATGTTCAAGGCGGAATGACTGGTGATCTGTCCCTGATGTGCCCAGAATTCGTCCAG TCCTTCTTTGGCGGCGTTGCTGCATCAGGTGCAATAACCGCGGCGTTAAGGTTCTTCACAAAAGCGGTGTTTGAGAATTCCAGAGATGGCCTGCGGAAAGGAGCTA TGCTGTTCTCTTCGATCTCGTGCTTCTTTGAGCTTCTATGCGTTCTACTTTATGCTCTGGTGTTCCCGAAGTTGCCAATCGTGAAATTCTACCGTTCAAAAGCTGCCTCTGAGGGGTCTCAGACAGTCACCGCTGACCTTGCTGCTGGAGGCATCAAAAGCCTGCCGAATCCATTG GCTGAGGAAGATGGTGTGGTCGAACGGTTGAACAACAAGCAGTTGCTGCATGAGAACATGGACTACGCTCTGGACATGTTCCTGGTCTATGTCCTGACACTGTCGATTTTCCCAGGGTTTTTGGCGGAAGACACTGGATCGCACAGCTTGGGTTCTTG GTACGTGCTTGTGTTGATCGCGAGCTTTAACGTGTCGGACCTGATCGGAAGATACCTGCCTCTGGTCGAGCAAATGAAGCTGACATCCAGGACGGGGCTACTAACCGCAGCCATCTCTAGGTTCCTGCTCGTCCCGGCGTTCTACTTCACGGCAAAGTACGGTGACCAGGGCTGGATGATCATGTTAACGTCGCTCCTTGGACTGAGCAACGGCCATCTCACCGTCTCCGTCCTCACCGAGGCGCCGAAAGGCTACAAG GGGCCAGAACAGAATGCTCTGGGGAACCTGCTGGTGCTTTTCCTCTTGGCAGGCATATTTGTTGGCGCCGTTTCTGATTGGCTGTGGCTCATAGGCAAAGGGTGGTGA
- the LOC103633285 gene encoding equilibrative nucleotide transporter 3 isoform X3, with translation MLTIEDYYVYLFPKYHPTRIITLTYQPFVLATTAIFTYHEAKVNTRVRNLAGYTLFFLSSFGVIILDVLSSGSGGIAPFVGICTIAAAFGIADGHVQGGMTGDLSLMCPEFVQSFFGGVAASGAITAALRFFTKAVFENSRDGLRKGAMLFSSISCFFELLCVLLYALVFPKLPIVKFYRSKAASEGSQTVTADLAAGGIKSLPNPLAEEDGVVERLNNKQLLHENMDYALDMFLVYVLTLSIFPGFLAEDTGSHSLGSWYVLVLIASFNVSDLIGRYLPLVEQMKLTSRTGLLTAAISRFLLVPAFYFTAKYGDQGWMIMLTSLLGLSNGHLTVSVLTEAPKGYKGPEQNALGNLLVLFLLAGIFVGAVSDWLWLIGKGW, from the exons ATGCTTACTATTGAAGATTACTACGTGTACCTCTTCCCG AAGTACCATCCAACAAGGATTATTACTCTCACCTATCAGCCCTTTGTTCTCGCCACAACCGCCATATTCACATATCACGAGGCCAAGGTCAATACTAGGGTGCGCAACCTGGCAGGATACACGTTGTTCTTCTTGAGCTCATTTGGAGTGATCATC CTGGATGTTTTGTCTTCAGGAAGTGGTGGAATCGCCCCATTCGTTGGTATCTGTACCATTGCTGCTGCTTTTGGCATAGCAGACGGTCATGTTCAAGGCGGAATGACTGGTGATCTGTCCCTGATGTGCCCAGAATTCGTCCAG TCCTTCTTTGGCGGCGTTGCTGCATCAGGTGCAATAACCGCGGCGTTAAGGTTCTTCACAAAAGCGGTGTTTGAGAATTCCAGAGATGGCCTGCGGAAAGGAGCTA TGCTGTTCTCTTCGATCTCGTGCTTCTTTGAGCTTCTATGCGTTCTACTTTATGCTCTGGTGTTCCCGAAGTTGCCAATCGTGAAATTCTACCGTTCAAAAGCTGCCTCTGAGGGGTCTCAGACAGTCACCGCTGACCTTGCTGCTGGAGGCATCAAAAGCCTGCCGAATCCATTG GCTGAGGAAGATGGTGTGGTCGAACGGTTGAACAACAAGCAGTTGCTGCATGAGAACATGGACTACGCTCTGGACATGTTCCTGGTCTATGTCCTGACACTGTCGATTTTCCCAGGGTTTTTGGCGGAAGACACTGGATCGCACAGCTTGGGTTCTTG GTACGTGCTTGTGTTGATCGCGAGCTTTAACGTGTCGGACCTGATCGGAAGATACCTGCCTCTGGTCGAGCAAATGAAGCTGACATCCAGGACGGGGCTACTAACCGCAGCCATCTCTAGGTTCCTGCTCGTCCCGGCGTTCTACTTCACGGCAAAGTACGGTGACCAGGGCTGGATGATCATGTTAACGTCGCTCCTTGGACTGAGCAACGGCCATCTCACCGTCTCCGTCCTCACCGAGGCGCCGAAAGGCTACAAG GGGCCAGAACAGAATGCTCTGGGGAACCTGCTGGTGCTTTTCCTCTTGGCAGGCATATTTGTTGGCGCCGTTTCTGATTGGCTGTGGCTCATAGGCAAAGGGTGGTGA